A genomic region of Melopsittacus undulatus isolate bMelUnd1 chromosome 5, bMelUnd1.mat.Z, whole genome shotgun sequence contains the following coding sequences:
- the VEZT gene encoding vezatin isoform X1 produces the protein MTPEFDEEVVFENSPLYQYLQDLGHTDFEVCSSVSQKAEQCAAAESQRERTLHAAQKQNILSKLVEFFRSWFPLPHCKKNDDILHRLDVGFRFDTLRTILQQEVLLQEDVELIEFLDPSILSAGQCKQQENRQLPTLRSLATPNIWDVSLLLAFVSALLMLPSWWKESSWLLWGPVLLVYAVFRVWGTWRTAKLQMSLRKYCIQLEETVANSRAFTNLVRKSLRLIQETEVISRGFTLLLDRVSAACPFNKAGQHPSQHLIGLRKAVYRSVRANFRASRLATLYMLKNYPLNSESDNVTSYICVVPFKELGLGLSEEQVSEEEAHNLTDGFSLPALKVLFQLWVGQSSEFFRRLVLLLSPANASPKPLVSPERLPHHILSDVTQGLPHTHAACLEELKRSYEFYRYFETQHQSGFEWPTRTKQKSRELNSLQTAVRSLQLHLKALLNEVIILEDELEKLVSTKETPELTTEAHQVLEQKLKFIQPHMQASNSCWEEAISQVEKMSGRNPNKKGKPEVSCDSLQRTTVPLTQPAIYIENKDPIPEEQELEAYVDYSDTENEYRREDFYCFSQEERERQERERQESKRVLQELKSVLGFKASEIERQKWKQLLFSDHAAVKPLSPVEPLKLLNNLESHMNSDTEKQDCSQSCDKSEEKDSNPKENAADKSRTEYLYENPETERKKDSTADEGISTGAEERTCYQHEGEAEELKQTSVDGVEVSQSPSEDALHSKIKHRLAQLHISTDLNFTSGLAAQVAARSFTFTTMQEETFGDEEEEKTQECEDLVEDCKNEDRGSESEGKV, from the exons aATTCCCCACTCTACCAGTATCTGCAGGATTTGGGACACACAGATTTTGAAGTATGTTCATCTGTGtcacagaaagcagagcaaTGTGCAGCAGCGGAAAGCCAAAGAGAGCGGACTCTGCATGCTGCCCAGAAA CAAAACATCCTATCAAAACTAGTTGAGTTCTTTAGAAGTTGGTTTCCTCTTCCACATTGTAAGAAAAATGATGATATACTTCACCGACTG GATGTTGGATTTCGATTTGACACGCTCCGTACCATCCTGCAACAGGAAgttctgctgcaggaggatgtGGAACTGATTGAGTTCCTTGACCCCAGTATCCTGTCTGCGGGGCAGTGTaagcaacaggaaaacagaCAGCTTCCAACGCTACGCTCCCTAGCAACTCCTAATATTTG ggATGTCTCGCTGCTTCTTGCCTTTGTAAGTGCACTGCTTATGCTTCCCTCATGGTGGAAGGAATCATCGTGGCTGCTATGGGGACCAGTTCTGCTTGTCTATGCAGTCTTTCGAGTGTGGGGCACATGGAGGACAGCCAAGCTGCAAATGTCCCTGCGAAAATACTGTATCCAGCTGGAAGAAACAGTGGCAAATAGCCGAGCTTTTACTAATCTCGTGAGGAAATCTCTACGACTCATTCAAGAGACTGAAGTAATTTCCAGAGGATTTACCCT TTTGCTTGACAGGGTCAGTGCCGCTTGCCCATTTAATAAAGCTGGACAGCATCCTAGTCAGCATCTTATTGGTCTCCGGAAAGCTGTTTATCGCTCTGTCAGAGCCAACTTCCGAGCTTCAAGACTGGCTACTCTGTACATGCtgaaaaa CTACCCTCTGAACTCGGAGAGTGACAACGTGACCAGCTACATCTGTGTAGTTCCCTTTAAGGAGCTGGGTCTGGGACTGAGCGAAGAGCAGGTCTCTGAAGAGGAGGCACACAATCTAACTGATGGCTTCAGCTTGCCTGCACTCAAG GTCCTCTTTCAGCTCTGGGTAGGGCAGAGTTCAGAATTCTTCCGgaggctggtgctgctcctctCCCCAGCCAACGCATCCCCCAAGCCCTTGGTCTCCCCTGAACGGCTGCCTCATCATATTTTGTCTGATGTGACTCAAGGCCTACCTCATACACATGCTGCCTGCCTGGAGGAGCTCAAGCGAAGCTATGAGTTTTATCGGTACTTTGAAACTCAGCATCAGTCGGGGTTCGAATGGCCAACCAGAACAAAGCAGAAGTCAAGAGAGCTGAACAGTCTTCAGACAGCAGTACGCAGCTTGCAGCTTCATCTCAAGGCACTGCTCAATGA GGTAATAATTCTTGAGGATGAACTTGAAAAACTTGTTAGCACTAAGGAGACACCTGAGTTGACAACAGAAGCCCATCAGGTCCTGGAACAGAAACTGAAGTTCATTCAGCCTCATATGCAGGCAAGCAACAGCTGCTGGGAAGAAGCCATTTCTCAGGTGGAAAAAATGAGCGGAagaaacccaaataaaaaag gCAAACCCGAAGTTTCCTGTGACAGCCTACAGCGTACTACAGTACCTTTAACACAGCCTGCCATATACATAGAAAACAAAGATCCAATCCCTGAAgagcag gaatTGGAAGCATATGTTGATTATTCAGATACAGAGAATGAATACAGAAGGGAagatttttactgcttttcccaggaagaaagagagagacaagAACGAGAGAGACAGGAATCTAAGAGGGTGTTACAAGAATTGAAATCTGTGTTGGGATTTAAAGCTTCAGAAatagaaagacagaaatggaaACAGCTGCTATTCAGTGACCATG CTGCAGTGAAACCCTTGTCTCCTGTAGAGCCGCTGAAGCTACTAAATAATTTGGAATCACATATGAATTCAGATACAGAAAAGCAGGACTGCAGCCAAAGTTGTGataaatctgaagaaaaagacTCTAATCCAAAAGAGAATGCTGCTGATAAAAGCAGGACAGAATATTTGTATGAAAATCCTGAGAcggagagaaaaaaagacagtacTGCTGATGAAGGTATTTCTACAGGAGCTGAAGAAAGAACGTGTTATCAGCATGAAGGGGAAGCTGAAGAACTCAAGCAGACCAGTGTGGATGGAGTAGAGGTTTCACAGTCTCCCTCTGAGGATGCATTACATTCAAAAATCAAGCATAGGCTGGCCCAGCTCCACATATCAACAGATTTAAACTTCACATCTGGTCTGGCTGCACAAGTTGCTGCCAGGTCTTTCACTTTTACTACAATGCAAGAAGAGACTTTTGGAGAcgaggaggaagagaagacaCAGGAGTGTGAAGACCTGGTAGAGGACTGTAAGAATGAAGATAGAGGCTCTGAAAGTGAAGGCAAAGTGTAA
- the VEZT gene encoding vezatin isoform X2, with product MTPEFDEEVVFENSPLYQYLQDLGHTDFEVCSSVSQKAEQCAAAESQRERTLHAAQKQNILSKLVEFFRSWFPLPHCKKNDDILHRLDVGFRFDTLRTILQQEVLLQEDVELIEFLDPSILSAGQCKQQENRQLPTLRSLATPNIWDVSLLLAFVSALLMLPSWWKESSWLLWGPVLLVYAVFRVWGTWRTAKLQMSLRKYCIQLEETVANSRAFTNLVRKSLRLIQETEVISRGFTLVSAACPFNKAGQHPSQHLIGLRKAVYRSVRANFRASRLATLYMLKNYPLNSESDNVTSYICVVPFKELGLGLSEEQVSEEEAHNLTDGFSLPALKVLFQLWVGQSSEFFRRLVLLLSPANASPKPLVSPERLPHHILSDVTQGLPHTHAACLEELKRSYEFYRYFETQHQSGFEWPTRTKQKSRELNSLQTAVRSLQLHLKALLNEVIILEDELEKLVSTKETPELTTEAHQVLEQKLKFIQPHMQASNSCWEEAISQVEKMSGRNPNKKGKPEVSCDSLQRTTVPLTQPAIYIENKDPIPEEQELEAYVDYSDTENEYRREDFYCFSQEERERQERERQESKRVLQELKSVLGFKASEIERQKWKQLLFSDHAAVKPLSPVEPLKLLNNLESHMNSDTEKQDCSQSCDKSEEKDSNPKENAADKSRTEYLYENPETERKKDSTADEGISTGAEERTCYQHEGEAEELKQTSVDGVEVSQSPSEDALHSKIKHRLAQLHISTDLNFTSGLAAQVAARSFTFTTMQEETFGDEEEEKTQECEDLVEDCKNEDRGSESEGKV from the exons aATTCCCCACTCTACCAGTATCTGCAGGATTTGGGACACACAGATTTTGAAGTATGTTCATCTGTGtcacagaaagcagagcaaTGTGCAGCAGCGGAAAGCCAAAGAGAGCGGACTCTGCATGCTGCCCAGAAA CAAAACATCCTATCAAAACTAGTTGAGTTCTTTAGAAGTTGGTTTCCTCTTCCACATTGTAAGAAAAATGATGATATACTTCACCGACTG GATGTTGGATTTCGATTTGACACGCTCCGTACCATCCTGCAACAGGAAgttctgctgcaggaggatgtGGAACTGATTGAGTTCCTTGACCCCAGTATCCTGTCTGCGGGGCAGTGTaagcaacaggaaaacagaCAGCTTCCAACGCTACGCTCCCTAGCAACTCCTAATATTTG ggATGTCTCGCTGCTTCTTGCCTTTGTAAGTGCACTGCTTATGCTTCCCTCATGGTGGAAGGAATCATCGTGGCTGCTATGGGGACCAGTTCTGCTTGTCTATGCAGTCTTTCGAGTGTGGGGCACATGGAGGACAGCCAAGCTGCAAATGTCCCTGCGAAAATACTGTATCCAGCTGGAAGAAACAGTGGCAAATAGCCGAGCTTTTACTAATCTCGTGAGGAAATCTCTACGACTCATTCAAGAGACTGAAGTAATTTCCAGAGGATTTACCCT GGTCAGTGCCGCTTGCCCATTTAATAAAGCTGGACAGCATCCTAGTCAGCATCTTATTGGTCTCCGGAAAGCTGTTTATCGCTCTGTCAGAGCCAACTTCCGAGCTTCAAGACTGGCTACTCTGTACATGCtgaaaaa CTACCCTCTGAACTCGGAGAGTGACAACGTGACCAGCTACATCTGTGTAGTTCCCTTTAAGGAGCTGGGTCTGGGACTGAGCGAAGAGCAGGTCTCTGAAGAGGAGGCACACAATCTAACTGATGGCTTCAGCTTGCCTGCACTCAAG GTCCTCTTTCAGCTCTGGGTAGGGCAGAGTTCAGAATTCTTCCGgaggctggtgctgctcctctCCCCAGCCAACGCATCCCCCAAGCCCTTGGTCTCCCCTGAACGGCTGCCTCATCATATTTTGTCTGATGTGACTCAAGGCCTACCTCATACACATGCTGCCTGCCTGGAGGAGCTCAAGCGAAGCTATGAGTTTTATCGGTACTTTGAAACTCAGCATCAGTCGGGGTTCGAATGGCCAACCAGAACAAAGCAGAAGTCAAGAGAGCTGAACAGTCTTCAGACAGCAGTACGCAGCTTGCAGCTTCATCTCAAGGCACTGCTCAATGA GGTAATAATTCTTGAGGATGAACTTGAAAAACTTGTTAGCACTAAGGAGACACCTGAGTTGACAACAGAAGCCCATCAGGTCCTGGAACAGAAACTGAAGTTCATTCAGCCTCATATGCAGGCAAGCAACAGCTGCTGGGAAGAAGCCATTTCTCAGGTGGAAAAAATGAGCGGAagaaacccaaataaaaaag gCAAACCCGAAGTTTCCTGTGACAGCCTACAGCGTACTACAGTACCTTTAACACAGCCTGCCATATACATAGAAAACAAAGATCCAATCCCTGAAgagcag gaatTGGAAGCATATGTTGATTATTCAGATACAGAGAATGAATACAGAAGGGAagatttttactgcttttcccaggaagaaagagagagacaagAACGAGAGAGACAGGAATCTAAGAGGGTGTTACAAGAATTGAAATCTGTGTTGGGATTTAAAGCTTCAGAAatagaaagacagaaatggaaACAGCTGCTATTCAGTGACCATG CTGCAGTGAAACCCTTGTCTCCTGTAGAGCCGCTGAAGCTACTAAATAATTTGGAATCACATATGAATTCAGATACAGAAAAGCAGGACTGCAGCCAAAGTTGTGataaatctgaagaaaaagacTCTAATCCAAAAGAGAATGCTGCTGATAAAAGCAGGACAGAATATTTGTATGAAAATCCTGAGAcggagagaaaaaaagacagtacTGCTGATGAAGGTATTTCTACAGGAGCTGAAGAAAGAACGTGTTATCAGCATGAAGGGGAAGCTGAAGAACTCAAGCAGACCAGTGTGGATGGAGTAGAGGTTTCACAGTCTCCCTCTGAGGATGCATTACATTCAAAAATCAAGCATAGGCTGGCCCAGCTCCACATATCAACAGATTTAAACTTCACATCTGGTCTGGCTGCACAAGTTGCTGCCAGGTCTTTCACTTTTACTACAATGCAAGAAGAGACTTTTGGAGAcgaggaggaagagaagacaCAGGAGTGTGAAGACCTGGTAGAGGACTGTAAGAATGAAGATAGAGGCTCTGAAAGTGAAGGCAAAGTGTAA
- the VEZT gene encoding vezatin isoform X3: MTPEFDEEVVFEQNILSKLVEFFRSWFPLPHCKKNDDILHRLDVGFRFDTLRTILQQEVLLQEDVELIEFLDPSILSAGQCKQQENRQLPTLRSLATPNIWDVSLLLAFVSALLMLPSWWKESSWLLWGPVLLVYAVFRVWGTWRTAKLQMSLRKYCIQLEETVANSRAFTNLVRKSLRLIQETEVISRGFTLLLDRVSAACPFNKAGQHPSQHLIGLRKAVYRSVRANFRASRLATLYMLKNYPLNSESDNVTSYICVVPFKELGLGLSEEQVSEEEAHNLTDGFSLPALKVLFQLWVGQSSEFFRRLVLLLSPANASPKPLVSPERLPHHILSDVTQGLPHTHAACLEELKRSYEFYRYFETQHQSGFEWPTRTKQKSRELNSLQTAVRSLQLHLKALLNEVIILEDELEKLVSTKETPELTTEAHQVLEQKLKFIQPHMQASNSCWEEAISQVEKMSGRNPNKKGKPEVSCDSLQRTTVPLTQPAIYIENKDPIPEEQELEAYVDYSDTENEYRREDFYCFSQEERERQERERQESKRVLQELKSVLGFKASEIERQKWKQLLFSDHAAVKPLSPVEPLKLLNNLESHMNSDTEKQDCSQSCDKSEEKDSNPKENAADKSRTEYLYENPETERKKDSTADEGISTGAEERTCYQHEGEAEELKQTSVDGVEVSQSPSEDALHSKIKHRLAQLHISTDLNFTSGLAAQVAARSFTFTTMQEETFGDEEEEKTQECEDLVEDCKNEDRGSESEGKV; encoded by the exons CAAAACATCCTATCAAAACTAGTTGAGTTCTTTAGAAGTTGGTTTCCTCTTCCACATTGTAAGAAAAATGATGATATACTTCACCGACTG GATGTTGGATTTCGATTTGACACGCTCCGTACCATCCTGCAACAGGAAgttctgctgcaggaggatgtGGAACTGATTGAGTTCCTTGACCCCAGTATCCTGTCTGCGGGGCAGTGTaagcaacaggaaaacagaCAGCTTCCAACGCTACGCTCCCTAGCAACTCCTAATATTTG ggATGTCTCGCTGCTTCTTGCCTTTGTAAGTGCACTGCTTATGCTTCCCTCATGGTGGAAGGAATCATCGTGGCTGCTATGGGGACCAGTTCTGCTTGTCTATGCAGTCTTTCGAGTGTGGGGCACATGGAGGACAGCCAAGCTGCAAATGTCCCTGCGAAAATACTGTATCCAGCTGGAAGAAACAGTGGCAAATAGCCGAGCTTTTACTAATCTCGTGAGGAAATCTCTACGACTCATTCAAGAGACTGAAGTAATTTCCAGAGGATTTACCCT TTTGCTTGACAGGGTCAGTGCCGCTTGCCCATTTAATAAAGCTGGACAGCATCCTAGTCAGCATCTTATTGGTCTCCGGAAAGCTGTTTATCGCTCTGTCAGAGCCAACTTCCGAGCTTCAAGACTGGCTACTCTGTACATGCtgaaaaa CTACCCTCTGAACTCGGAGAGTGACAACGTGACCAGCTACATCTGTGTAGTTCCCTTTAAGGAGCTGGGTCTGGGACTGAGCGAAGAGCAGGTCTCTGAAGAGGAGGCACACAATCTAACTGATGGCTTCAGCTTGCCTGCACTCAAG GTCCTCTTTCAGCTCTGGGTAGGGCAGAGTTCAGAATTCTTCCGgaggctggtgctgctcctctCCCCAGCCAACGCATCCCCCAAGCCCTTGGTCTCCCCTGAACGGCTGCCTCATCATATTTTGTCTGATGTGACTCAAGGCCTACCTCATACACATGCTGCCTGCCTGGAGGAGCTCAAGCGAAGCTATGAGTTTTATCGGTACTTTGAAACTCAGCATCAGTCGGGGTTCGAATGGCCAACCAGAACAAAGCAGAAGTCAAGAGAGCTGAACAGTCTTCAGACAGCAGTACGCAGCTTGCAGCTTCATCTCAAGGCACTGCTCAATGA GGTAATAATTCTTGAGGATGAACTTGAAAAACTTGTTAGCACTAAGGAGACACCTGAGTTGACAACAGAAGCCCATCAGGTCCTGGAACAGAAACTGAAGTTCATTCAGCCTCATATGCAGGCAAGCAACAGCTGCTGGGAAGAAGCCATTTCTCAGGTGGAAAAAATGAGCGGAagaaacccaaataaaaaag gCAAACCCGAAGTTTCCTGTGACAGCCTACAGCGTACTACAGTACCTTTAACACAGCCTGCCATATACATAGAAAACAAAGATCCAATCCCTGAAgagcag gaatTGGAAGCATATGTTGATTATTCAGATACAGAGAATGAATACAGAAGGGAagatttttactgcttttcccaggaagaaagagagagacaagAACGAGAGAGACAGGAATCTAAGAGGGTGTTACAAGAATTGAAATCTGTGTTGGGATTTAAAGCTTCAGAAatagaaagacagaaatggaaACAGCTGCTATTCAGTGACCATG CTGCAGTGAAACCCTTGTCTCCTGTAGAGCCGCTGAAGCTACTAAATAATTTGGAATCACATATGAATTCAGATACAGAAAAGCAGGACTGCAGCCAAAGTTGTGataaatctgaagaaaaagacTCTAATCCAAAAGAGAATGCTGCTGATAAAAGCAGGACAGAATATTTGTATGAAAATCCTGAGAcggagagaaaaaaagacagtacTGCTGATGAAGGTATTTCTACAGGAGCTGAAGAAAGAACGTGTTATCAGCATGAAGGGGAAGCTGAAGAACTCAAGCAGACCAGTGTGGATGGAGTAGAGGTTTCACAGTCTCCCTCTGAGGATGCATTACATTCAAAAATCAAGCATAGGCTGGCCCAGCTCCACATATCAACAGATTTAAACTTCACATCTGGTCTGGCTGCACAAGTTGCTGCCAGGTCTTTCACTTTTACTACAATGCAAGAAGAGACTTTTGGAGAcgaggaggaagagaagacaCAGGAGTGTGAAGACCTGGTAGAGGACTGTAAGAATGAAGATAGAGGCTCTGAAAGTGAAGGCAAAGTGTAA
- the VEZT gene encoding vezatin isoform X4, translating into MFICVTESRAMCSSGKPKRADSACCPESEHSPQNILSKLVEFFRSWFPLPHCKKNDDILHRLDVGFRFDTLRTILQQEVLLQEDVELIEFLDPSILSAGQCKQQENRQLPTLRSLATPNIWDVSLLLAFVSALLMLPSWWKESSWLLWGPVLLVYAVFRVWGTWRTAKLQMSLRKYCIQLEETVANSRAFTNLVRKSLRLIQETEVISRGFTLLLDRVSAACPFNKAGQHPSQHLIGLRKAVYRSVRANFRASRLATLYMLKNYPLNSESDNVTSYICVVPFKELGLGLSEEQVSEEEAHNLTDGFSLPALKVLFQLWVGQSSEFFRRLVLLLSPANASPKPLVSPERLPHHILSDVTQGLPHTHAACLEELKRSYEFYRYFETQHQSGFEWPTRTKQKSRELNSLQTAVRSLQLHLKALLNEVIILEDELEKLVSTKETPELTTEAHQVLEQKLKFIQPHMQASNSCWEEAISQVEKMSGRNPNKKGKPEVSCDSLQRTTVPLTQPAIYIENKDPIPEEQELEAYVDYSDTENEYRREDFYCFSQEERERQERERQESKRVLQELKSVLGFKASEIERQKWKQLLFSDHAAVKPLSPVEPLKLLNNLESHMNSDTEKQDCSQSCDKSEEKDSNPKENAADKSRTEYLYENPETERKKDSTADEGISTGAEERTCYQHEGEAEELKQTSVDGVEVSQSPSEDALHSKIKHRLAQLHISTDLNFTSGLAAQVAARSFTFTTMQEETFGDEEEEKTQECEDLVEDCKNEDRGSESEGKV; encoded by the exons ATGTTCATCTGTGtcacagaaagcagagcaaTGTGCAGCAGCGGAAAGCCAAAGAGAGCGGACTCTGCATGCTGCCCAGAAAGTGAGCACTCTCCT CAAAACATCCTATCAAAACTAGTTGAGTTCTTTAGAAGTTGGTTTCCTCTTCCACATTGTAAGAAAAATGATGATATACTTCACCGACTG GATGTTGGATTTCGATTTGACACGCTCCGTACCATCCTGCAACAGGAAgttctgctgcaggaggatgtGGAACTGATTGAGTTCCTTGACCCCAGTATCCTGTCTGCGGGGCAGTGTaagcaacaggaaaacagaCAGCTTCCAACGCTACGCTCCCTAGCAACTCCTAATATTTG ggATGTCTCGCTGCTTCTTGCCTTTGTAAGTGCACTGCTTATGCTTCCCTCATGGTGGAAGGAATCATCGTGGCTGCTATGGGGACCAGTTCTGCTTGTCTATGCAGTCTTTCGAGTGTGGGGCACATGGAGGACAGCCAAGCTGCAAATGTCCCTGCGAAAATACTGTATCCAGCTGGAAGAAACAGTGGCAAATAGCCGAGCTTTTACTAATCTCGTGAGGAAATCTCTACGACTCATTCAAGAGACTGAAGTAATTTCCAGAGGATTTACCCT TTTGCTTGACAGGGTCAGTGCCGCTTGCCCATTTAATAAAGCTGGACAGCATCCTAGTCAGCATCTTATTGGTCTCCGGAAAGCTGTTTATCGCTCTGTCAGAGCCAACTTCCGAGCTTCAAGACTGGCTACTCTGTACATGCtgaaaaa CTACCCTCTGAACTCGGAGAGTGACAACGTGACCAGCTACATCTGTGTAGTTCCCTTTAAGGAGCTGGGTCTGGGACTGAGCGAAGAGCAGGTCTCTGAAGAGGAGGCACACAATCTAACTGATGGCTTCAGCTTGCCTGCACTCAAG GTCCTCTTTCAGCTCTGGGTAGGGCAGAGTTCAGAATTCTTCCGgaggctggtgctgctcctctCCCCAGCCAACGCATCCCCCAAGCCCTTGGTCTCCCCTGAACGGCTGCCTCATCATATTTTGTCTGATGTGACTCAAGGCCTACCTCATACACATGCTGCCTGCCTGGAGGAGCTCAAGCGAAGCTATGAGTTTTATCGGTACTTTGAAACTCAGCATCAGTCGGGGTTCGAATGGCCAACCAGAACAAAGCAGAAGTCAAGAGAGCTGAACAGTCTTCAGACAGCAGTACGCAGCTTGCAGCTTCATCTCAAGGCACTGCTCAATGA GGTAATAATTCTTGAGGATGAACTTGAAAAACTTGTTAGCACTAAGGAGACACCTGAGTTGACAACAGAAGCCCATCAGGTCCTGGAACAGAAACTGAAGTTCATTCAGCCTCATATGCAGGCAAGCAACAGCTGCTGGGAAGAAGCCATTTCTCAGGTGGAAAAAATGAGCGGAagaaacccaaataaaaaag gCAAACCCGAAGTTTCCTGTGACAGCCTACAGCGTACTACAGTACCTTTAACACAGCCTGCCATATACATAGAAAACAAAGATCCAATCCCTGAAgagcag gaatTGGAAGCATATGTTGATTATTCAGATACAGAGAATGAATACAGAAGGGAagatttttactgcttttcccaggaagaaagagagagacaagAACGAGAGAGACAGGAATCTAAGAGGGTGTTACAAGAATTGAAATCTGTGTTGGGATTTAAAGCTTCAGAAatagaaagacagaaatggaaACAGCTGCTATTCAGTGACCATG CTGCAGTGAAACCCTTGTCTCCTGTAGAGCCGCTGAAGCTACTAAATAATTTGGAATCACATATGAATTCAGATACAGAAAAGCAGGACTGCAGCCAAAGTTGTGataaatctgaagaaaaagacTCTAATCCAAAAGAGAATGCTGCTGATAAAAGCAGGACAGAATATTTGTATGAAAATCCTGAGAcggagagaaaaaaagacagtacTGCTGATGAAGGTATTTCTACAGGAGCTGAAGAAAGAACGTGTTATCAGCATGAAGGGGAAGCTGAAGAACTCAAGCAGACCAGTGTGGATGGAGTAGAGGTTTCACAGTCTCCCTCTGAGGATGCATTACATTCAAAAATCAAGCATAGGCTGGCCCAGCTCCACATATCAACAGATTTAAACTTCACATCTGGTCTGGCTGCACAAGTTGCTGCCAGGTCTTTCACTTTTACTACAATGCAAGAAGAGACTTTTGGAGAcgaggaggaagagaagacaCAGGAGTGTGAAGACCTGGTAGAGGACTGTAAGAATGAAGATAGAGGCTCTGAAAGTGAAGGCAAAGTGTAA